A portion of the Carcharodon carcharias isolate sCarCar2 chromosome 18, sCarCar2.pri, whole genome shotgun sequence genome contains these proteins:
- the LOC121290484 gene encoding cysteinyl leukotriene receptor 2-like, with translation MAEDTDTVKTIGPDDIPVIEPKTCAPENAASLAKPSRISGFLLQKRPSAQIFSKQRMNNTSNVENNSSCKDIDNFKTSIYVPTYIIVFIFGFIENVISLYVLLKLYKRKTAMTIVMANLATSDLLFVCTLPLRVHYYSKNVWIFTDSLCLFLTYALYLNMYCSIYFLTLMSILRYFAIVHPIKCLKYRSVKYVQIICISIWAFVGIATIPVLIDSSEINRARCFELKHKSTLFVMNLISLPVGCIIPFFIITVSYILVVKTLLTSKAKHHRQTSSRRKASAMIFIVTIIFLTSFLPYHILRTVYLGLTSHARCLVQKGAVVTLCTAAINSCLDPLLYYFAAENFRDKLRSTVKNTFKGCPALMHQT, from the coding sequence AATTAGTGGTTTCCTTCTACAGAAACGTCCGAGTGCCCAGATTTTCTCAAAGCAGAGAATGAATAACACGAGCAACGTGGAGAATAATTCATCATGTAAGGACATTGACAACTTCAAAACTAGCATCTATGTACCTACATATATCATTGTATTTATTTTTGGATTTATTGAGAACGTCATCAGTTTATATGTACTCCTGAAGTTATACAAGAGGAAAACTGCAATGACCATTGTCATGGCGAACTTGGCGACGTCGGATCTGCTCTTTGTGTGCACTTTGCCCTTGCGGGTGCACTATTATTCAAAAAATGTTTGGATCTTTACAGATTCCTTGTGCCTGTTCCTGACTTATGCCCTGTACCTCAACATGTACTGCAGCATCTACTTTCTGACTCTGATGAGCATATTGCGCTACTTCGCTATAGTGCATCCAATTAAATGTTTGAAGTATAGAAGTGTCAAATATGTGCAAATCATATGCATCTCAATATGGGCGTTTGTTGGAATAGCAACCATTCCTGTTCTGATAGATAGCAGTGAAATAAATAGGGCACGATGCTTTGAACTCAAACATAAATCAACTTTGTTTGTCATGAATTTAATTTCACTGCCCGTGGGTTGCATTATTCCATTCTTTATTATCACTGTCTCTTACATACTTGTCGTTAAGACTTTGCTAACCTCAAAGGCAAAGCATCACAGGCAAACGAGCTCTCGGAGAAAAGCTAGTGCCATGATTTTTATTGTGACAATTATATTTCTAACCAGTTTTCTGCCCTATCACATTCTACGAACTGTCTACCTTGGCTTAACATCCCATGCCAGATGTCTCGTTCAAAAAGGTGCAGTGGTTACCCTGTGTACTGCAGCAATCAATTCCTGTTTGGACCCGCTTTTATATTACTTTGCAGCAGAGAACTTCAGGGACAAGCTGAGAAGCACAGTCAAGAACACGTTCAAAGGCTGTCCTGCCCTGATGCATCAAACCTGA